The following are encoded in a window of Gopherus flavomarginatus isolate rGopFla2 chromosome 10, rGopFla2.mat.asm, whole genome shotgun sequence genomic DNA:
- the LOC127030148 gene encoding gamma-crystallin B-like isoform X3 → MDCSLNPATMEKIILFEDRNFQGRSIECSSDRPDLQSQLSRCNSVRVESGCFILYERPNFQGQQFFVKRGDYPDMQSEGFSTSIKSCRMIPSHRGTYRIKIYDKEDHRGNMVELTEDAPQVMDQLRSPEMLSCSVLDGHWILYELPNYRGRQYLLRPGEYRRFSEWGAMSGRVGSLRRATDLY, encoded by the exons ATGGATTGCAGCCTGAATCCAGCTACGATGGAAAAG ATCATCCTTTTTGAGGACAGAAACTTCCAGGGCCGCTCCATTGAATGCAGCAGCGACCGGCCGGATTTGCAAAGTCAGCTCAGCCGCTGTAACTCCGTCCGCGTGGAAAGTGGCTGCTTCATACTCTATGAACGTCCCAACTTCCAGGGACAGCAGTTCTTTGTGAAACGGGGGGATTATCCTGACATGCAGTCTGAGGGTTTCAGCACCTCCATTAAGTCCTGCCGGATGATCCCATCT CACAGGGGTACCTACAGGATAAAGATCTATGACAAGGAAGATCACAGAGGCAACATGGTAGAGTTAACGGAGGATGCTCCGCAAGTCATGGACCAGCTACGCTCCCCCGAGATGCTCTCTTGTTCTGTGCTGGATGGGCACTGGATCCTTTACGAATTGCCGAATTACAGAGGCCGCCAATACCTGCTGAGACCAGGGGAGTACAGGAGATTCAGCGAGTGGGGCGCTATGAGTGGCAGAGTCGGCTCTTTGAGACGTGCCACTGATCTCTACTGA